A stretch of the Paenibacillus dendritiformis genome encodes the following:
- the thrC gene encoding threonine synthase produces the protein MRYMGLLETYKRYLPVNENTPMLTLQEGNTPLIRAERLSEELGLDMYLKYEGLNPTGSFKDRGMVMAVAKAMEEGSRTIMCASTGNTSAAAAAYAARGGLNCIVLIPNNNIALGKLAQAMIYGAKVIAIEGNFDRALEIVREITAKHPITLVNSVNPYRIEGQKTAAFEVCDQLGAAPDVLAIPVGNAGNISAYWKGFKEYHAAGHTDRLPRMVGFEAEGAMAIVKGEPIPNPETLATAIRIGNPASWKTAVEAAEQSGGQINYVTDDQIIEAYQLLAAREGVFAEPASAASVAGVLKLHREGYFNGGESVVCVLTGHGLKDPNIAIQTAAKEPLVVPDTEEAVMTAIRELEGGQ, from the coding sequence ATGAGATATATGGGATTGCTGGAGACCTACAAGCGCTATTTGCCGGTTAACGAAAATACGCCCATGCTGACGCTGCAGGAAGGCAATACGCCGCTCATTCGGGCGGAGCGCCTGTCGGAAGAGCTCGGGCTGGATATGTATTTGAAATATGAAGGCTTGAATCCGACCGGATCCTTCAAGGATCGCGGGATGGTCATGGCCGTAGCGAAGGCGATGGAAGAAGGGAGCCGCACGATTATGTGCGCCTCGACCGGCAACACGTCCGCGGCCGCGGCGGCCTATGCCGCCCGGGGAGGATTGAACTGCATCGTGCTGATCCCGAACAATAACATTGCGCTTGGCAAGCTGGCTCAAGCGATGATTTACGGGGCGAAAGTGATTGCCATCGAGGGCAATTTCGACCGGGCGCTGGAGATCGTGCGCGAGATTACGGCGAAGCATCCGATTACGCTCGTCAATTCGGTCAACCCATACCGGATCGAGGGACAGAAGACAGCGGCCTTCGAGGTGTGCGATCAATTGGGGGCCGCTCCGGACGTGCTCGCCATTCCGGTCGGAAATGCGGGCAATATTTCCGCTTACTGGAAAGGGTTTAAGGAATATCATGCGGCAGGCCATACGGATCGGCTGCCGAGGATGGTCGGCTTCGAAGCGGAAGGCGCCATGGCGATTGTGAAGGGCGAGCCGATTCCGAACCCGGAAACATTGGCGACGGCCATCCGCATCGGGAATCCGGCTAGCTGGAAGACCGCTGTCGAGGCGGCCGAGCAATCCGGCGGCCAGATCAATTACGTGACCGACGATCAAATTATCGAAGCGTATCAGCTTCTGGCGGCGAGAGAAGGCGTCTTCGCCGAGCCGGCCTCGGCTGCCTCGGTGGCCGGCGTGCTGAAGCTGCACCGGGAAGGTTACTTCAACGGCGGAGAATCGGTCGTATGCGTGCTGACCGGACATGGGCTCAAGGATCCGAACATCGCCATCCAGACGGCGGCGAAGGAGCCGCTCGTCGTACCGGACACGGAGGAAGCGGTCATGACGGCGATTCGCGAGCTGGAGGGTGGACAATAA
- the thrB gene encoding homoserine kinase, whose translation MWKEEGVLVRVPASTANLGPGFDTLGMALELHLWVAMKPAEQMQIRLHGSELHGLPRDERNLIYRTAQALFREAGAEERPLAMDVYSEIPLTRGLGSSASALIGGLAAANWLIGQPMTDQRLFDMATAIERHPDNVGASLYGGIIAAMWDGEQARHIRLEPPAGLGTVVAVPQFELETKKARHVLPERIGMADAVYNISRSSVLVAALASGRTELLAEAMRDRLHQPYRASLIPGMPGILDEAVRHGALGVALSGAGPTLLAFVDNREEHDPLQAYMKQALRDQGVESLVMPIGISREGAVLCGVWDDMAAVVAERATVQAYHDRRS comes from the coding sequence ATGTGGAAGGAAGAGGGCGTGCTCGTACGCGTGCCTGCCAGCACGGCCAATCTTGGCCCCGGGTTCGATACGCTCGGCATGGCGCTCGAACTCCATTTGTGGGTCGCGATGAAGCCGGCGGAGCAGATGCAGATTCGCCTTCACGGATCCGAGCTTCACGGTCTTCCCCGCGATGAGCGCAATCTGATCTACCGGACGGCTCAAGCGCTGTTCCGGGAAGCGGGAGCAGAGGAGCGTCCGCTCGCCATGGATGTCTACAGCGAGATTCCGCTGACGCGCGGGCTTGGAAGCAGCGCTTCTGCCCTGATCGGCGGGCTGGCTGCCGCGAATTGGCTCATCGGGCAGCCGATGACGGATCAACGGCTGTTCGACATGGCGACGGCCATCGAGCGCCATCCGGACAATGTGGGGGCTTCTCTGTACGGCGGAATTATCGCGGCCATGTGGGATGGCGAGCAGGCTCGCCATATTCGGCTCGAGCCGCCGGCCGGTCTCGGAACGGTCGTGGCCGTTCCGCAGTTCGAGCTCGAGACGAAGAAGGCGCGGCATGTGCTGCCGGAGCGCATCGGCATGGCGGATGCGGTCTACAATATCAGCCGCTCCTCCGTTCTCGTCGCTGCCTTGGCAAGCGGACGCACGGAGCTGCTGGCGGAAGCGATGCGCGACCGGCTTCATCAGCCGTACCGGGCATCGCTGATTCCGGGCATGCCGGGCATTTTGGACGAGGCGGTGCGGCACGGAGCGCTTGGCGTGGCGCTAAGCGGGGCGGGGCCGACGCTTCTCGCCTTCGTGGACAACCGGGAGGAGCACGATCCCTTGCAAGCGTATATGAAGCAAGCGCTTCGCGATCAAGGGGTCGAATCCCTGGTTATGCCGATCGGCATAAGCCGGGAAGGAGCCGTGCTCTGCGGAGTATGGGACGATATGGCGGCGGTCGTCGCCGAGCGTGCGACAGTGCAGGCTTATCACGATAGAAGGAGTTAA
- the pheA gene encoding prephenate dehydratase, which produces MARIALLPEGSVSHEAAVHLVGEQHQFDHYALISDVFQSTVQGKTDYSVIPIENTIEGSVNLHMDWIVHEVDIPFQAEWVYPSIQNIIGSRAEIDGDWSRVVKVMSHPVAMAQCMNFIRTYLPHAELEHTGSTAEAVHKVKQHPGRGWVAIGTALGARTHGLDVLAPEVTDHNNNYTRFVLVGKEPLNLERSGKLKTTILVMLPEDYPGALHQVLSAFAWRRINLSRIESRPTKRRLGNYYFYIDVEMGLNTVLLPSALAEIEAIGCQVRILGSYPTYAFEQAVHK; this is translated from the coding sequence ATGGCTAGAATTGCGCTTTTGCCTGAAGGTTCCGTGTCGCATGAGGCCGCGGTCCATCTCGTCGGGGAGCAGCATCAGTTTGATCATTATGCTTTGATATCGGATGTGTTCCAGTCCACGGTTCAAGGCAAGACGGATTACAGCGTCATTCCGATCGAGAATACGATCGAGGGCTCGGTGAATCTGCATATGGATTGGATTGTCCATGAGGTGGATATCCCGTTCCAAGCGGAATGGGTCTATCCGTCGATCCAAAATATTATCGGAAGCCGCGCGGAAATCGATGGCGATTGGTCCCGGGTCGTTAAGGTGATGTCTCACCCGGTCGCAATGGCGCAATGCATGAACTTCATCCGGACCTATCTGCCGCATGCCGAGCTGGAGCATACGGGCAGCACCGCCGAAGCCGTTCATAAGGTCAAGCAGCATCCCGGCCGCGGTTGGGTGGCGATTGGTACCGCTTTGGGGGCGCGTACCCATGGTCTTGATGTACTGGCGCCGGAAGTTACGGATCATAACAATAACTATACGCGGTTCGTCCTTGTCGGCAAGGAGCCGCTGAACCTGGAGCGTTCCGGCAAGCTGAAGACGACGATTCTGGTCATGCTGCCCGAGGATTACCCGGGCGCGCTGCATCAGGTGCTGTCCGCCTTTGCGTGGCGGCGCATCAACTTGTCGCGGATCGAATCGCGTCCGACGAAGCGCCGGCTGGGCAACTATTACTTCTATATTGACGTGGAAATGGGGCTTAACACGGTCCTGCTCCCTTCCGCGCTTGCGGAAATTGAAGCGATCGGGTGCCAGGTGCGAATCCTCGGATCTTATCCAACCTATGCTTTTGAACAAGCTGTACACAAGTAG
- the ilvE gene encoding branched-chain-amino-acid transaminase, with protein MSQWIYLNGQYVTKENATISVYDHGFLYGDGIFEGIRVYGGNIFKCREHLERLYDSAKSIMLDIPLTLEEMQAAMVETIRRNELRDGYIRLIVSRGAGNLGLDPRRCPKASVIIIVEQLAIYPEEAYRNGLRTVSVSQRRNIPDALNPKIKSLNYLNNILVKIQANLADVGEAIMLNAQGYVAEGSSDNIFIIKKGVVYTPPCYLGALEGITRAAIMELCGKLGYTLKEEPFTLHDVYVADEVFFTGTAAEVIAVREVDGRIIGSGQAGPMTLNLLKHFREIVTQDGVKVYE; from the coding sequence ATGTCGCAATGGATATACTTGAACGGACAATATGTCACCAAAGAAAATGCAACGATTTCAGTATATGATCACGGTTTTTTATACGGGGACGGGATATTTGAAGGCATTCGCGTCTACGGCGGCAATATATTTAAATGCCGTGAGCATCTGGAACGGCTGTATGACTCGGCGAAATCGATCATGCTGGACATTCCGCTGACGCTGGAGGAAATGCAGGCTGCGATGGTGGAGACCATTCGGCGGAATGAGCTGCGCGACGGCTATATCCGGCTCATCGTCTCCCGCGGAGCCGGCAATCTTGGCCTCGATCCGCGCCGGTGTCCGAAGGCGAGTGTCATTATTATTGTCGAGCAGCTCGCCATTTATCCGGAGGAAGCTTACCGGAACGGGCTGCGTACCGTCTCGGTGTCCCAACGCCGCAATATCCCGGACGCTTTGAATCCGAAGATTAAGTCGCTCAACTATTTGAACAATATTCTCGTCAAAATCCAGGCGAATCTGGCCGATGTCGGAGAAGCGATTATGTTGAATGCCCAGGGTTATGTCGCCGAAGGCTCCAGCGATAACATTTTTATTATCAAAAAAGGCGTTGTCTACACCCCTCCATGCTACTTGGGGGCGCTGGAAGGCATTACGCGGGCGGCCATTATGGAATTGTGCGGCAAGCTGGGCTACACGCTCAAGGAAGAACCGTTCACTCTCCATGACGTGTATGTCGCGGATGAAGTGTTCTTTACGGGAACCGCTGCCGAAGTCATTGCGGTGCGTGAAGTTGACGGCCGCATTATCGGTTCCGGACAAGCCGGTCCGATGACGCTGAATCTGCTCAAGCATTTCCGCGAGATCGTGACGCAGGACGGCGTCAAGGTGTACGAATAG
- a CDS encoding LysM peptidoglycan-binding domain-containing protein, with protein MKIHIVKNGESLYSISQKYDVPLEELIKMNPQLKDPNEIDAGMKIKVPSSSHPQTGHEIVHKHVVKEGDTLWKLSKAWGVPLQEMIEANPQLKNPNVLVIGQVVNIPKVSGMTPPSSDGMPAHHSKGEMTAPKSKKELTAPKAEITPPKAELTKPKPEVTKPKVEITLQKYELEFEMEKVEYYKPEKPKHEYPICPPAPLPIPAPPVLECPEPPAILPITEEKPKPFYSCCPEPYVPVKEMTCGCGEPHYHHPFAQYPMPAAEVVAPSAVPPFYAGCPPWETSPVIQLPHGCGGGYPVMPYSHSSAQPVFVSPAAVGDPAPTEWSPSMPGYYDMPEHGKWHPHHGMGGHGEWPSHHGMGEHGKWPSHHGMDGHGEWPSHHWMGEHGKWPSHHGMGEHGKWPSHHGMGEHGKWPSHHGMGEHGKWPSHHGMDGHGKWPSHHGMGEHGKWPSHHGMGEHGKWPSHDGMDGHGEWSWHHGMDGHGEWPSHDGMSGHGDWHSHASHVYPGMYHTSGYPAYVSPEAGWHKPEPYWGMPDHDWKKEDWEKGKSCKCGVHPREEEPEAETSNASPAETNGQPEERSANTPEEKKARIRSVSGKKSPRSAQKAKASNRKQRSQGMPWISG; from the coding sequence GTGAAAATCCATATTGTCAAGAACGGCGAGTCGTTATATTCCATTTCACAAAAATATGATGTTCCGTTAGAGGAATTAATCAAAATGAACCCGCAGCTGAAGGATCCGAATGAGATCGATGCAGGGATGAAGATTAAAGTTCCGTCCTCCAGCCACCCGCAAACGGGGCACGAGATTGTGCACAAGCATGTGGTCAAGGAAGGGGATACGTTGTGGAAGCTGTCGAAGGCATGGGGCGTTCCTTTGCAAGAGATGATTGAAGCGAATCCCCAATTGAAAAATCCCAATGTTCTCGTGATCGGGCAAGTTGTCAACATTCCGAAGGTATCGGGAATGACGCCGCCTTCATCGGATGGCATGCCGGCACATCACAGCAAAGGCGAGATGACGGCACCGAAGTCCAAGAAAGAGCTGACCGCGCCGAAAGCGGAAATCACGCCGCCGAAAGCGGAACTGACCAAGCCTAAGCCGGAAGTGACGAAGCCGAAGGTCGAGATTACGCTACAGAAGTATGAGCTCGAATTTGAAATGGAAAAGGTGGAGTATTATAAGCCGGAAAAGCCGAAGCATGAATATCCGATTTGTCCTCCTGCACCGCTGCCGATTCCGGCCCCGCCGGTACTGGAATGCCCGGAGCCTCCGGCTATACTGCCCATTACGGAAGAAAAGCCTAAGCCGTTTTACTCTTGCTGCCCTGAACCTTATGTTCCGGTGAAAGAGATGACATGCGGGTGCGGAGAACCCCACTACCATCATCCATTCGCCCAGTATCCGATGCCGGCTGCAGAGGTTGTTGCTCCTTCGGCCGTGCCGCCGTTCTATGCTGGCTGTCCGCCTTGGGAGACATCTCCTGTTATCCAGCTGCCGCATGGTTGCGGAGGAGGTTATCCGGTGATGCCGTATTCGCATTCCTCGGCTCAGCCTGTATTTGTCTCCCCAGCTGCCGTTGGAGATCCGGCTCCGACCGAGTGGTCGCCTTCCATGCCGGGTTATTATGATATGCCCGAGCACGGGAAATGGCATCCGCATCACGGGATGGGCGGACACGGAGAATGGCCATCGCATCACGGGATGGGCGAGCACGGGAAATGGCCATCGCATCACGGGATGGACGGACACGGGGAGTGGCCATCGCATCACTGGATGGGCGAGCACGGGAAATGGCCATCGCATCACGGGATGGGCGAGCATGGGAAATGGCCATCGCATCACGGGATGGGCGAGCATGGGAAATGGCCATCGCATCACGGGATGGGCGAGCATGGGAAATGGCCATCGCATCACGGGATGGACGGACATGGGAAATGGCCATCGCATCACGGGATGGGCGAGCATGGGAAATGGCCATCGCATCACGGGATGGGCGAGCATGGGAAATGGCCATCGCATGACGGAATGGACGGACACGGGGAATGGTCATGGCATCACGGGATGGACGGACACGGAGAATGGCCATCGCATGACGGAATGAGCGGGCATGGAGACTGGCATTCTCATGCCAGCCATGTATATCCGGGTATGTACCACACTTCGGGCTATCCAGCCTATGTCTCGCCGGAAGCGGGCTGGCATAAGCCGGAACCATATTGGGGCATGCCTGACCACGATTGGAAGAAAGAGGACTGGGAAAAAGGAAAGTCATGCAAATGCGGCGTTCATCCGCGCGAAGAGGAGCCCGAAGCGGAGACGTCAAATGCTTCCCCTGCCGAGACGAATGGCCAGCCGGAAGAAAGAAGCGCTAATACCCCCGAGGAGAAGAAAGCGAGGATTCGCAGCGTATCAGGGAAGAAGAGCCCCCGCAGCGCGCAGAAGGCTAAAGCCTCGAACAGAAAGCAGCGTTCGCAAGGAATGCCGTGGATTAGCGGCTAA